AGAATTTAAGAATACTAATGATGAGCATTTGGATTGGATAGGGGCAAGAAACGGTTTTGCTTTTATGAAGGGTACAATTAAGGAAACCTTAGTTAATATCGGCTATATGTCGGATGCTGATGCACAAGGATTCGTTGATAATTTGTCTTCAAGCTATTCCATTAGTGTAGAAGAATTTGCTAAGATGGTTAATTCATACATTAAAACTAAACCTGAAAATTACCATATGATTTTCTTAGTTGATGAAATTGGTCAATATATCGGTGATTCTCAGCAAAGAATGTTGAACTTGCAAAGTATTGTTGAGGATTTAGGAACTTATACTCAAGGAAAAGCTTGGGTCATTGTTACTAGCCAACAGGCAATTGATCAAGTTACCGATAATATTAATGGACAAGATTTTTCAAAAATTCAAGGACGTTTCCACACGAGAATTTCCATGTCTTCTGCTAACGTTGATGAAGTTATTAAAAAACGTTTGTTAACAAAAACTTCTGAAAGTGAAGCTTTACTAGAAGACACATATTCACAAGAACAACACTCGATTAATAATTTGATTGATTTTGATGGGGATGTTGAACGAAAGAAGTATGATAATGGAAAAGTCTTCTCTGAGGTTTATCCATTTGTTCCTTATCAATTTAATTTATTACAGGAAACCTTAACTGCTATTCGTGAAAACGGGTCTGATGGGAAACATTTAGCTGAGGGTGAACGTTCGATGCTGGCTGTTTTTCAAGAATCAGCCCAATATTTTGAAAAGCATGATACAAGGTCGTTGATTCCATATAGTATTTTCTTTAGAGGGTTGGAACAGTTTCTAGATCATACTCATGCCATTGTTATTCAGCATGCAATCGATAATGAAAAGATCAATCCTAATAACGACCCTAAGCCTTTTGCCGTGCAAGTCTTAGAAACGTTATTTATGGTTAAGTATGTTAAGAATTTTGATGCAACATTAAACAATGTTACTACATTAATGATCGATTCAATTGATACCGATCGAATTGAATTAGAAAAGAAAATCAAGAAAGCATTAGATATTTTAATCAATCAAGAATTAGTTGAAAAAACAACGCATGGCTATGAATTTTTAACGGATGCAGAACAAGATATTAGTAAGCAAATTAATAGACAAAGTGTAGACGTTGCAGAGATTTCAAGAAGCATTGGAGATCAATTATTTGCTAATTCTAATATTTCCAAAAAATTTACTTATCCTAAATTAAATAATCAATACACATTCTCATTTAATCCTTATGTTGATGGTTATCCGGTTGCCTCAACTAATAATGAAATGAGTATAAGAGTTAATACTCCTGAAAGTGATTATCATAGGGATAAAGCGGAATTGGCCCGAATTTCCATTGATCCGGGGCAGCCACCAATTATCATTGATATGCCAGAGGAGAATTCCTATATTGATGATATGCGTCAATCTATTAAAATTAGAAAATTTGCTTATGGATTCAATAACCAGCCAAGTGATGAACGTTCTAAGCAAATTATCGAAATTAAAAAAATGGAACGTAATACATTAAATGATAATGCTTCTAAAGAATTAATGGCTGCTTTACAAAATGCGGATATTTATATTTCTGGTAAAAAATTAGAGAATACCGGTAAGGATTTCTTTAAACGTCTCAATGAAGCCGAAATTGCTTTGGTTGATGAGGTATATCGTAATCTTAGTTATATTGAAGTAACTAAGAATGAAAAGGACATTGTTTCTCTATTTAAGAACAATGATTTGAATGTTAAAACTAATGAAAATGAACAAGCTACACAGGCAATTCTGGATAGCATTTTACGTTCATTTGACGGTCACAATAAGATTTCTTACAAGTCAATTTTAGATAAGTTCAGTCGGATTCCATTCGGTTATAACGATATAGATATTAAGTGGCTTGTTGCTGAATTATTTGCTGATGCAAAGATAAAACTTTACGTTAATAATGCTTCGGTAAACTTCAATCCTAATTCAGATCCATTGGAAATGGCTCGTTACTTTACTAAAAAATCCTTTATTGACAAAGTTCAATTTGAGCCTCGTCGTGAGATTTCAGTTTCAAAGAAAAAGGATTTACAAGAGATTGCTGATGAGGTCTTCAATAAAGTAACCTTTACCAATTATGAAGACGATACTGTGATGAATGAATTAAAAGATAAAGTTCAAATGGACTTGAGAAATTTGAGATTCTTCAAGGAAATGCCTAATTATTATCCAGGTAAAAATTGGATCGAGCAAGGAATTAATATGCTTGAGAAATTAGACAATATCGTTGACGTTGATAATTTTTATGATTATGCAAGTAAAGAAAAAGATGATCTGCTTGATTGGCATGATGATATGGAAGATTATGGAATTCTTGAATTTTATCATAGCGATAGTCAACAAAATATTTGGAAAGAAGCACATCAGAAACTTGATATTTATGATAATTCCAAGGATTTTATAACTGGTAAAGAATTGCCCAAAGTGGTAAATAGTATTACAGAAATTATC
This sequence is a window from Companilactobacillus alimentarius DSM 20249. Protein-coding genes within it:
- the brxC gene encoding BREX system P-loop protein BrxC, with the protein product MIIKDVFTKPIDRNIKGVITIGNERDNNIKQELEEYVVTRELKHHFSDFFDAYTSSIGKNTTNMGVWISGFFGSGKSHFLKILSYLLENREVKGKKAIDYFTDDKKITDITTIRNMQKAVEIDNEVMLFNIDSKARDNNKEQKNAILNVFLQVFNERLGLSGESFWLADLERKLIKDNRYEDFKEEFKNTNDEHLDWIGARNGFAFMKGTIKETLVNIGYMSDADAQGFVDNLSSSYSISVEEFAKMVNSYIKTKPENYHMIFLVDEIGQYIGDSQQRMLNLQSIVEDLGTYTQGKAWVIVTSQQAIDQVTDNINGQDFSKIQGRFHTRISMSSANVDEVIKKRLLTKTSESEALLEDTYSQEQHSINNLIDFDGDVERKKYDNGKVFSEVYPFVPYQFNLLQETLTAIRENGSDGKHLAEGERSMLAVFQESAQYFEKHDTRSLIPYSIFFRGLEQFLDHTHAIVIQHAIDNEKINPNNDPKPFAVQVLETLFMVKYVKNFDATLNNVTTLMIDSIDTDRIELEKKIKKALDILINQELVEKTTHGYEFLTDAEQDISKQINRQSVDVAEISRSIGDQLFANSNISKKFTYPKLNNQYTFSFNPYVDGYPVASTNNEMSIRVNTPESDYHRDKAELARISIDPGQPPIIIDMPEENSYIDDMRQSIKIRKFAYGFNNQPSDERSKQIIEIKKMERNTLNDNASKELMAALQNADIYISGKKLENTGKDFFKRLNEAEIALVDEVYRNLSYIEVTKNEKDIVSLFKNNDLNVKTNENEQATQAILDSILRSFDGHNKISYKSILDKFSRIPFGYNDIDIKWLVAELFADAKIKLYVNNASVNFNPNSDPLEMARYFTKKSFIDKVQFEPRREISVSKKKDLQEIADEVFNKVTFTNYEDDTVMNELKDKVQMDLRNLRFFKEMPNYYPGKNWIEQGINMLEKLDNIVDVDNFYDYASKEKDDLLDWHDDMEDYGILEFYHSDSQQNIWKEAHQKLDIYDNSKDFITGKELPKVVNSITEIIQSNKPQGRVHELKQLSDDFKDEYNKEFDRKLDDINVQIEVERSNTLDYIAKTDCLDKLESEVNHRFDEFIKEAEESVNLDKLVVVKDKVLPVGSRFRERADKIVEERNSSKEPSPNLNGGNSGDDSIHGEPKKSVSQPIHINIRQLQIPKNWSLKDEDDVDAELKLLKRALIEELKRNNNNINLSL